A window of the Burkholderia sp. 9120 genome harbors these coding sequences:
- a CDS encoding AAA family ATPase, giving the protein MLIALAGLPGTGKTTIAQTLARKLAAVYLRIDTLEQAFIASGSSATQIGPAGYLAGYGVAKDNLRLGLTVIADSVNSLHVTRSAWRNVALEAAVGFFEIELICSDTTAHRLRVEGRRADITGHELPTWQSVLERQYDAWESEHLVVDTASVSAEQAVETIIHRLSQASLENRMA; this is encoded by the coding sequence ATGTTGATTGCCTTAGCCGGACTGCCGGGCACCGGGAAAACAACGATAGCGCAAACACTGGCTCGCAAGCTCGCCGCAGTTTATCTGCGTATCGATACATTGGAACAGGCATTTATCGCGTCCGGGAGCAGCGCGACCCAAATTGGACCTGCCGGATATCTGGCAGGCTACGGCGTTGCGAAGGATAATTTGCGCCTTGGGTTGACCGTCATTGCGGACTCCGTCAATTCGTTGCACGTGACGCGTAGCGCCTGGAGAAATGTGGCACTTGAAGCCGCCGTGGGCTTCTTCGAAATTGAGTTGATTTGTTCCGATACGACGGCACACCGTCTTAGAGTCGAGGGACGAAGGGCCGATATCACCGGCCATGAACTGCCGACATGGCAGAGCGTGCTTGAACGTCAATATGATGCATGGGAATCAGAGCATCTTGTGGTCGACACCGCTAGCGTTTCGGCTGAACAGGCCGTCGAAACTATCATTCATCGCCTGTCGCAGGCATCTCTAGAAAATCGAATGGCTTAG
- a CDS encoding glycosyl transferase family 1 translates to MTRINALLGHIVTEVYSHSYPSLENDLPAVNRSHTESTLIVVLGMHRGGTSAITRAMETIGADFGTNLGSPVAGENDKGFFEDLDIHRINAELLHAAGASWDSLAPIDLDRIAPAMLDVFRERATSVLREKCRTGIFALKDPRLSRLLPFWMPVFERTGIRIAYVIAIRNPLSVARSLKRRDRFSIEKSCRLWLAHMVPAIRATDGQRRVLVDYDTLIDAPIAELTRVSTCLGLALNAQRVAVYAQEFLDNRLRHWQFTPEEFDAAHAAPQLAQRLFQALRAMLSHKEEESRSALVLALRDAEHYALSQQEPTRTPAAVQSISRMVSAAVRALRAVRLS, encoded by the coding sequence ATGACTCGCATTAATGCGCTACTAGGGCATATCGTGACGGAAGTCTATTCGCATTCCTATCCCTCTTTAGAAAATGACCTCCCCGCTGTCAATCGTTCACATACTGAATCGACGCTCATTGTCGTCTTAGGCATGCACCGAGGCGGAACTAGCGCCATTACTCGGGCCATGGAGACAATAGGCGCCGATTTCGGCACCAACCTTGGGAGTCCTGTCGCAGGAGAAAACGACAAGGGCTTTTTCGAAGATCTCGATATTCACCGCATCAACGCCGAACTGCTGCACGCTGCCGGCGCGAGTTGGGACTCATTGGCCCCCATCGATCTCGATCGGATCGCACCCGCAATGCTCGATGTCTTTCGCGAGCGCGCGACTTCGGTGCTGCGCGAGAAGTGTCGAACGGGAATCTTCGCGCTCAAGGACCCTCGCCTGTCGCGATTGCTGCCGTTCTGGATGCCGGTGTTCGAGCGCACCGGGATACGCATTGCCTACGTCATTGCAATCAGAAATCCGCTCAGCGTGGCCCGTTCGCTGAAACGTCGGGACCGCTTCAGCATTGAGAAATCGTGCCGCTTGTGGCTCGCTCACATGGTGCCCGCGATTCGCGCAACAGACGGGCAACGGCGGGTACTCGTCGACTACGATACGCTTATCGATGCGCCGATCGCGGAGCTCACGCGTGTCTCGACGTGCCTGGGACTTGCGTTGAACGCTCAGCGAGTCGCCGTCTACGCGCAAGAGTTCCTCGATAATCGCCTTCGGCATTGGCAATTTACCCCTGAGGAGTTCGACGCCGCGCACGCCGCGCCGCAACTGGCACAGCGCCTGTTCCAGGCACTGCGCGCCATGCTTTCACACAAGGAAGAAGAGTCCAGATCCGCGCTCGTCCTGGCGCTCAGAGACGCCGAGCATTACGCCTTGTCTCAACAGGAACCGACGCGAACGCCCGCGGCGGTTCAGTCGATCTCGAGAATGGTCTCGGCTGCGGTGCGAGCCCTGCGCGCGGTTCGCTTGTCCTAG
- a CDS encoding NAD(P)H-binding protein — protein sequence MSDTIFVTGASGQLGQLVVKHLLARGVAHSRIIAGTRSPGKLAGFAAAGIEVRKTDFEDPTSLTEAFKGAGTVLIISTDALDGADTRLKQHRHAVMAAVAAGVERLAYTSQPNPDSSLLTFAPDHLETERAIKATGLPHVIFRNGWYRENLLRSLPNALKSGQWHSAAEGGRTSYAAREEIAEAIAAALVTSTPDNRTYTLTGPEALSNEEIAELARQATGKPLAVVPVTDQQLATGLKAAGVPDVFIAVLVSIEAEVRAGNLSIVTDHLESLIGRASKRLADYLEEAQSSYAG from the coding sequence ATGAGCGATACGATTTTCGTCACCGGTGCATCCGGTCAACTCGGTCAACTTGTTGTCAAGCATCTGCTTGCGCGCGGCGTGGCACACAGCCGCATCATCGCCGGCACCCGCAGCCCCGGGAAACTTGCCGGCTTCGCTGCGGCGGGCATCGAGGTTCGCAAGACGGACTTCGAAGATCCGACGAGCCTGACCGAGGCGTTCAAAGGCGCGGGAACGGTCCTTATCATTTCAACCGATGCGCTGGATGGCGCGGACACACGCCTGAAGCAGCATCGCCATGCGGTCATGGCAGCCGTCGCCGCGGGCGTCGAGCGTCTTGCCTATACATCGCAGCCCAATCCGGACAGTTCGCTGCTGACCTTCGCGCCGGATCATCTGGAAACCGAGCGGGCCATCAAGGCCACCGGTCTGCCGCACGTGATTTTCCGGAACGGCTGGTATCGGGAGAATCTGCTCAGGTCGCTCCCCAATGCGCTGAAGAGCGGGCAATGGCATTCGGCGGCTGAAGGCGGCAGAACGTCATACGCCGCAAGAGAGGAAATCGCTGAAGCGATTGCCGCAGCGCTGGTTACGTCAACTCCCGATAACCGGACCTACACGCTCACGGGCCCCGAGGCGCTGTCGAACGAAGAGATCGCCGAGCTTGCTCGCCAGGCGACAGGCAAGCCCCTTGCCGTCGTCCCTGTGACCGACCAGCAACTCGCCACGGGGTTGAAAGCGGCGGGTGTGCCTGACGTGTTTATTGCTGTCCTGGTGTCGATTGAAGCAGAGGTTCGGGCCGGCAATCTTTCTATCGTGACGGACCATCTTGAATCGCTTATCGGCCGTGCTTCGAAGCGGCTTGCCGATTATCTGGAAGAGGCTCAGTCCAGCTATGCGGGGTGA
- a CDS encoding helix-turn-helix domain-containing protein, translated as MGTTNASPGALKTRLEAARAQYGPLTNCPVRDVIDVISGRWSSLLMMALAEHPHRFGELRRLVPDISQRMLTQTLHELQRDGYVHRKVFPTKPPGVEYSLTELGRSMFDALNVLIMWADGNHAAVTAARLDFDREKESA; from the coding sequence ATGGGAACCACCAACGCATCGCCAGGCGCCCTCAAAACGAGGCTGGAGGCGGCCCGGGCCCAATACGGTCCTTTGACGAATTGCCCGGTGCGCGATGTCATTGACGTCATTAGCGGGCGATGGAGTTCATTGTTGATGATGGCGTTAGCCGAGCATCCGCATCGGTTCGGCGAACTGCGCCGGTTGGTGCCGGACATTTCGCAGCGAATGCTCACGCAGACACTGCATGAGCTACAGCGCGATGGTTATGTGCATCGCAAGGTCTTCCCGACAAAGCCGCCCGGCGTTGAATACAGCCTGACCGAACTTGGTCGTTCGATGTTCGACGCGTTGAACGTTTTGATTATGTGGGCCGACGGGAATCATGCCGCGGTCACCGCAGCTCGCCTCGACTTTGATCGTGAGAAAGAATCTGCCTAG
- a CDS encoding GGDEF domain-containing protein: protein MSIADPLKLLSSRPDLKVIARLASLQMVSLALVALTAGIVLCAWLMPALATLLPHGWSLMKVNTALCLLLGTGSLALSRNRQTARQLMVSRVLAGALLLIAGSVLLEHLTGTASGFDILLAADPTSSRPGRMALQTSVFFLLLGVTLLFVRSRKSPLSNMADALTLAMVILTLVVLSGYCFGAARLFGESSDTRTSPHTLVCMALLVFVEIGRRAESGHFSVLLGIGIGSRIARSVLPFALLLPFLMVSGSAYTTRQGWLSASYAAALSASVISVALFGLVVLMAGRINELERDLRDMSLTDDLTGILNRRGFNLLGEQAVLQARRDESPLTVLFFDLDGLKQVNDSFGHEAGSRFLVDVATLLRNTFRGSDIVARIGGDEFAVVIHDGSAKAKIAMARMDESAAAMNRNGGRFYPISYSAGEASRDPTGDESFEQLVSRADAMMYEAKLAKRRHGKQRATVGVIGV from the coding sequence ATGTCCATTGCCGATCCGTTAAAACTATTGTCCAGTCGGCCTGACTTGAAGGTCATCGCCCGGCTTGCCTCCCTGCAGATGGTGTCGCTCGCGCTCGTCGCACTCACGGCGGGAATTGTCCTGTGCGCCTGGCTGATGCCTGCTCTAGCGACGCTGCTTCCGCATGGCTGGTCGCTGATGAAGGTCAACACCGCGTTGTGCCTGCTGCTCGGAACGGGCAGTCTGGCATTGTCCCGAAACAGGCAAACCGCCCGTCAGCTGATGGTAAGCCGCGTTCTCGCCGGGGCGCTGCTGCTCATCGCCGGATCTGTGTTGCTTGAGCATTTGACCGGAACGGCGAGCGGTTTCGATATCCTGCTGGCCGCCGATCCGACATCGAGCAGGCCAGGACGCATGGCCCTGCAGACGTCGGTGTTTTTTCTTCTGCTTGGCGTGACATTGCTGTTTGTCCGCTCGCGCAAAAGCCCACTTTCAAACATGGCCGACGCGCTGACGCTGGCGATGGTAATTCTGACGCTGGTGGTGCTCTCCGGATATTGCTTTGGGGCAGCCAGGCTGTTTGGCGAATCGTCCGACACGCGGACCTCGCCCCATACCCTCGTTTGCATGGCGCTACTGGTGTTCGTGGAAATCGGCCGCCGGGCCGAGAGCGGCCATTTTTCCGTTCTGCTGGGCATCGGCATCGGCAGCCGGATTGCACGGAGCGTTCTGCCATTCGCGCTGCTCTTGCCGTTCCTGATGGTGAGCGGCAGCGCTTATACGACCCGACAGGGCTGGCTGTCCGCGTCGTACGCAGCGGCACTGAGCGCGTCCGTTATCTCTGTCGCGTTGTTCGGCCTGGTCGTTCTGATGGCCGGGCGGATCAACGAGCTCGAACGGGATCTGCGCGACATGTCGCTCACCGACGATCTGACTGGAATATTGAATCGCCGCGGATTTAATCTGCTCGGCGAGCAGGCGGTGCTGCAGGCGCGACGGGACGAGTCCCCTCTGACGGTGCTGTTCTTCGACCTCGACGGCTTGAAGCAGGTCAACGATAGTTTTGGCCACGAAGCAGGATCGCGATTTCTCGTGGATGTTGCAACGTTGCTTCGGAACACTTTTCGCGGCTCGGATATCGTCGCGCGGATCGGTGGTGATGAATTCGCCGTGGTGATACACGACGGTAGCGCAAAGGCCAAAATTGCCATGGCGCGGATGGATGAGAGCGCTGCGGCCATGAATCGAAACGGCGGCAGGTTTTATCCGATCAGCTATAGCGCCGGTGAAGCGAGCCGCGATCCGACCGGGGACGAATCGTTCGAGCAACTGGTCTCACGGGCCGACGCGATGATGTATGAGGCGAAACTGGCGAAGCGTCGTCACGGCAAACAACGTGCAACCGTTGGGGTGATCGGGGTTTAA
- a CDS encoding beta-propeller fold lactonase family protein, which yields MGGTVSGLATGTTLTLNDNAGDPLTVSANGGFTFATPVPLNGAYAVTIGAQPAGQTCTLSNGSGSGVTANVASVGINCVIGPEFAYVVNILGNSVSQYAIGANGALTPMAVPSVRTGEEPDSIAIDPSARFAYVTNSIDGTVSQYTIGADGALTAASSTSVSSPSIGGFIMSVTVEPSGRFVYVAQGTTIYQYAIGTNGALMAVSSPTVTTGRYSEFIITDRTGRFAYVPCQDNSVWQFTIGTNGVLTAMSSPSVPTGSLPESIALDPSGRFAYVPNRDSNSVSQYTIGADGALTAMSAPTVPAGLGPQSITIDPSGRFAYVANGTDDTVSQYTIGVDGALTAISPTTISTEDSPTTFAVDPSGRFAYTATSPYGTVVQYTIGLDGALTTMSGPAVQAGPTPVSIVIFRR from the coding sequence GTGGGCGGCACCGTATCGGGGCTGGCCACCGGCACCACGCTCACGCTGAATGACAATGCCGGTGATCCGCTTACTGTGAGTGCGAATGGCGGGTTCACCTTCGCTACCCCGGTGCCGCTCAATGGCGCTTACGCCGTCACCATCGGCGCTCAGCCCGCAGGACAAACCTGCACGTTGTCGAACGGCTCCGGGTCGGGCGTGACGGCCAATGTCGCCAGTGTGGGAATCAACTGCGTAATCGGCCCGGAATTCGCCTATGTAGTGAACATACTCGGCAACTCGGTTTCGCAGTACGCCATAGGCGCTAACGGGGCGCTCACCCCCATGGCTGTCCCGTCTGTGCGGACGGGAGAGGAACCAGATTCCATCGCCATCGATCCTTCGGCTCGCTTCGCCTATGTGACAAACTCAATCGACGGCACGGTTTCGCAGTACACGATTGGCGCTGACGGTGCGCTCACCGCCGCGAGTTCCACGAGCGTATCGAGCCCATCGATTGGCGGCTTCATAATGTCCGTCACGGTCGAACCTTCAGGTCGCTTCGTCTACGTGGCACAGGGAACTACGATTTATCAGTACGCGATAGGCACTAACGGCGCGCTGATGGCCGTGAGTTCGCCGACTGTGACGACGGGACGTTATTCGGAGTTCATCATCACCGATCGCACGGGTCGCTTCGCCTATGTGCCCTGCCAGGACAACTCGGTCTGGCAGTTCACGATTGGCACGAACGGTGTGCTCACGGCCATGAGTTCGCCAAGCGTGCCTACGGGAAGCCTTCCAGAATCCATCGCCCTCGATCCTTCAGGCCGTTTCGCCTATGTGCCAAACAGGGACAGCAACTCGGTTTCGCAGTACACGATAGGTGCTGACGGCGCGCTCACGGCCATGAGTGCCCCGACCGTGCCAGCGGGACTCGGTCCACAATCCATTACCATCGATCCGTCTGGCCGCTTCGCCTACGTGGCAAACGGCACCGACGACACAGTTTCGCAGTACACGATAGGTGTTGACGGTGCGCTCACGGCCATAAGTCCCACGACCATCTCGACCGAAGACTCTCCAACAACCTTCGCGGTTGATCCTTCAGGTCGCTTCGCCTATACGGCAACCTCGCCCTACGGCACGGTTGTGCAGTACACGATAGGTCTTGACGGCGCGCTCACGACCATGAGCGGCCCGGCCGTGCAGGCGGGACCGACGCCCGTGTCCATTGTGATATTTCGCCGGTAG
- the ftrA gene encoding transcriptional regulator FtrA, protein MDKHLVVALVYDRLCTFEFGCVTELFALERPELGVDWYRFAVCAGEPGPLRAAGGITVAAPYTLKLLDRADTIVVPGWRDADELPPDALLKKIRAAYQRGARLCSICSGVFVLAAAGVLDGKTVTTHWRYATKLQQRYPLVRVQSDALYVDEGQIITSAGSAAGLDMLLHLVRRDYGGAVANRVAQRLVVAPHREGGQAQFVPRPMPRDESGRLAKLMDWVRQHPALPHTLRSLAERAAMSPRTLQRQFHDATGMAPYEWLVRERVAVAREMLEAQTPLPIGRIAELAGFGSEESMRRHFRRIALTSPAAYREKFGHGARAQKFDSGIERRSRGTRGDTQPG, encoded by the coding sequence ATGGACAAGCATCTCGTCGTCGCGCTGGTTTACGACCGGCTCTGTACTTTCGAATTCGGCTGCGTGACCGAACTGTTCGCGCTCGAACGTCCGGAGCTGGGCGTCGACTGGTATCGGTTCGCGGTTTGCGCGGGCGAGCCCGGCCCGCTCCGCGCCGCAGGCGGCATCACGGTCGCCGCACCCTACACGCTCAAGCTGCTCGATCGCGCGGATACGATCGTGGTGCCCGGCTGGCGCGATGCGGACGAATTGCCGCCCGACGCGCTGCTAAAGAAGATCCGCGCCGCCTACCAGCGGGGCGCGCGTCTTTGCTCGATCTGCTCCGGCGTGTTCGTGCTGGCAGCGGCCGGCGTGCTCGACGGCAAGACCGTGACGACCCACTGGCGATACGCGACGAAACTGCAACAGCGCTACCCACTAGTGCGCGTGCAGTCCGACGCGCTGTATGTCGACGAAGGACAGATCATCACGTCGGCGGGATCGGCAGCGGGGCTGGACATGCTGCTCCATCTGGTGCGACGCGATTACGGTGGCGCGGTGGCGAATCGGGTCGCACAGCGGCTCGTGGTGGCGCCCCATCGGGAGGGTGGTCAGGCGCAGTTTGTGCCGCGTCCCATGCCGCGGGACGAAAGCGGACGTCTGGCGAAGTTGATGGACTGGGTGCGCCAGCATCCTGCTTTGCCGCACACGCTGCGCTCGCTGGCAGAACGGGCTGCGATGAGCCCGCGCACGTTGCAACGGCAATTTCATGACGCCACCGGCATGGCACCGTACGAATGGCTTGTGCGTGAACGCGTGGCGGTGGCCCGTGAGATGCTCGAAGCGCAAACGCCATTGCCGATTGGCCGCATCGCCGAGCTGGCGGGGTTCGGCTCGGAGGAGTCGATGCGCAGGCACTTCCGACGTATCGCGCTCACGAGTCCGGCAGCATACCGGGAGAAGTTCGGCCATGGCGCGAGGGCTCAGAAATTCGATTCCGGAATCGAGCGGCGGTCGCGGGGAACGCGGGGTGATACTCAGCCTGGCTGA
- a CDS encoding rhodanese-like domain-containing protein encodes MQDSNMSTTNAVTAVPAADSAAALAHFRATLQFETDCSDIAGALASGAPGFVLLDVRGPALFAKGHVPGALNLPHGKIVESKLVNYPSDTLFVTYCAGPHCNGATRGAIRLAQLGRPVKVMIGGITGWLDEGCSLAVSEAVAVP; translated from the coding sequence ATGCAGGATTCAAACATGTCGACTACCAACGCCGTCACCGCCGTTCCCGCCGCCGACAGCGCGGCCGCGCTTGCGCACTTCCGCGCGACTTTGCAATTCGAAACCGATTGCTCCGATATCGCCGGCGCGCTCGCCAGCGGCGCGCCCGGTTTCGTCCTGCTCGATGTGCGCGGTCCGGCGCTGTTCGCGAAGGGCCATGTGCCGGGCGCGCTCAATCTGCCGCACGGCAAAATAGTCGAGTCGAAGCTGGTGAACTATCCGTCCGATACGCTTTTCGTCACGTACTGTGCGGGTCCGCATTGCAACGGGGCGACACGCGGCGCGATACGGCTTGCGCAACTGGGCCGGCCGGTGAAGGTCATGATTGGCGGGATCACGGGATGGCTCGACGAGGGCTGCAGCCTGGCTGTGAGCGAGGCCGTCGCCGTTCCCTGA
- a CDS encoding ABC transporter substrate-binding protein, whose product MTSVFAPHGTLRASINLGNPVLASLDPATGQPVGVSVDLAAEFAKRLGVPLQLVPVKSAGLSVDNVNQGKADIGFFAVDPKRGEEIAFTKPYVLIEGFYLVRDASPISSNAQVDQPGVTVAVGKGSAYDLFLTRELQHATLVRIPTSPAVVQGFLDQHLDVAAGVKQQLQKDAAHTGGLRILNQRFMVIRQAMGVPKARGEDAAAYLARFVEEMKASGFVKASLARHHIDGAAVAGEGD is encoded by the coding sequence ATGACCTCCGTATTCGCGCCGCACGGCACGCTCCGCGCGTCGATCAATCTCGGCAATCCGGTGCTGGCCAGTCTCGATCCGGCCACCGGTCAACCGGTCGGCGTATCCGTCGATCTTGCCGCCGAATTCGCCAAACGCCTCGGCGTGCCGCTGCAACTGGTGCCGGTCAAATCGGCGGGTCTATCGGTCGACAACGTCAATCAGGGCAAAGCCGACATCGGCTTCTTCGCCGTCGATCCGAAACGGGGCGAAGAGATCGCGTTCACGAAGCCGTACGTGCTGATTGAGGGCTTCTATCTGGTGCGCGACGCGTCGCCGATCAGCAGCAACGCGCAGGTCGATCAACCGGGCGTGACGGTCGCGGTCGGCAAGGGCAGCGCCTACGACCTGTTCCTGACGCGCGAACTTCAGCACGCCACGCTGGTGCGCATTCCGACGTCGCCGGCAGTGGTGCAGGGTTTTCTGGATCAGCATCTGGACGTGGCCGCGGGCGTCAAACAACAACTTCAGAAAGACGCTGCCCACACAGGTGGATTACGCATACTCAATCAGCGCTTCATGGTGATCCGTCAGGCGATGGGTGTGCCTAAGGCGAGAGGCGAGGACGCGGCCGCGTATCTCGCGCGCTTCGTTGAGGAGATGAAGGCGTCGGGCTTCGTGAAGGCGTCGTTGGCGCGGCACCATATCGACGGCGCGGCCGTCGCGGGTGAGGGCGACTAG
- a CDS encoding GHMP kinase: MVVLFGHDELDEVLQRHDSAPRASTGQCHGTFGELMQGVLPDNRHILVTLPINLKSVIEFSAARTDRVGADVSRKTKACRAVEDYLRLADLPPGGLLNFRSTFPVGKGLASSSADMVAAIRAAAGHYGQTPAPETIESVLRFIEPTDGVMYDGVVSFYHREVKLDEQLGATPGLAIVSADRGGECDTVEFNRRKHEMPSAVRHEYRDMLAGMKEAIRASDLRTIGAIATRSCDLSQAFNPHPHIDLMRELRAGTDALGLVAAHSGTCIGLLYDTEDPERHAKTAHVQASLRALQIESSQYTTV, from the coding sequence ATGGTTGTTCTATTCGGGCACGATGAGCTGGACGAGGTGCTTCAGCGTCACGATTCCGCACCGCGGGCATCGACGGGTCAGTGCCATGGAACGTTCGGCGAATTGATGCAAGGCGTATTGCCGGACAACCGGCATATTCTCGTCACGCTGCCGATCAACCTGAAGAGCGTGATCGAATTCAGCGCCGCGCGCACCGACCGGGTGGGCGCCGACGTCAGCCGCAAGACCAAGGCGTGTCGCGCCGTCGAAGACTATTTGCGCCTCGCGGACCTGCCGCCCGGCGGCCTGCTGAATTTCAGATCGACGTTCCCGGTCGGCAAAGGGCTGGCGAGTTCCTCTGCCGACATGGTCGCGGCAATCCGCGCGGCAGCCGGCCATTACGGCCAGACGCCCGCGCCGGAAACGATCGAATCGGTGCTGCGCTTCATCGAACCGACCGACGGCGTGATGTACGACGGCGTCGTGTCGTTCTATCACCGCGAAGTCAAACTCGACGAACAGCTCGGCGCCACGCCGGGCCTCGCCATCGTGTCCGCCGATCGCGGCGGCGAATGTGACACCGTCGAATTCAACCGCCGCAAACACGAGATGCCCAGCGCGGTACGCCACGAATACCGGGACATGCTGGCCGGCATGAAAGAGGCGATCCGCGCGTCCGACCTGCGCACCATCGGCGCCATCGCGACGCGCAGTTGCGATCTGTCGCAAGCGTTCAATCCGCATCCGCACATCGACCTGATGCGCGAACTGCGTGCCGGGACCGACGCGCTCGGCCTCGTGGCGGCCCATTCCGGCACCTGCATCGGCCTGCTTTACGACACCGAGGACCCCGAGCGTCACGCCAAAACGGCGCACGTTCAGGCGTCGCTGCGCGCGCTACAGATTGAATCGAGTCAATACACGACGGTATAG
- a CDS encoding pyridoxal-phosphate dependent enzyme — MLRYESSLDAMRDATLFPIDDALHMVSFKAMKIVPANFIIQKAIARGDLKPGGTVVETSSGNFALGMAIVCNRLKHRFVAIGDPAIEPSYQRQLEMLGGQVEIITEKKGSQGYQKARLDRLHEILDDEPGSFWCRQYDNEDNANAYGELGRELLAAVGQQLVLVAPVGSGGSSCGIASALRAAGADCTLVGVDTFNSILFGQPDGPRKLRGLGNTVMPKNLRQTLFDDVHWVGSDFAEHFTRKLYSSTGHFRGPTTGAAFAVARFVRERYAATPVVFLSPDDGSRYVDTTYAADPANATYDTLAPQQIAQPTAYAPDADWAWMNWQRADIQQYR; from the coding sequence ATGCTCAGATATGAATCCTCGCTGGACGCGATGCGGGACGCCACGCTGTTTCCGATTGACGATGCGCTGCACATGGTGTCGTTCAAGGCGATGAAAATCGTGCCCGCGAACTTCATCATCCAGAAGGCAATCGCGCGCGGCGATCTGAAACCGGGCGGCACGGTCGTGGAAACGTCGAGTGGTAATTTCGCGCTCGGCATGGCGATTGTCTGCAACCGCCTGAAGCATCGTTTCGTCGCGATCGGCGATCCGGCTATCGAGCCGTCCTACCAGCGCCAGTTGGAAATGCTGGGCGGCCAGGTCGAAATCATCACGGAAAAAAAGGGCAGTCAGGGTTATCAGAAAGCGCGCCTGGACCGTCTGCATGAAATTCTCGACGACGAACCCGGCTCGTTCTGGTGCCGCCAATACGACAACGAGGACAACGCGAACGCGTATGGCGAGCTAGGCCGCGAGTTGCTCGCCGCCGTGGGCCAGCAGTTGGTGCTGGTCGCGCCGGTCGGCTCGGGCGGTTCGAGCTGCGGGATCGCCAGTGCATTGCGCGCGGCCGGCGCGGACTGCACGCTAGTGGGCGTCGATACGTTCAACAGCATTCTGTTCGGCCAGCCGGACGGACCGCGCAAACTGCGCGGCCTCGGCAACACGGTGATGCCGAAGAACCTCAGGCAAACCCTGTTCGACGACGTGCATTGGGTCGGCTCGGACTTCGCCGAGCATTTCACGCGCAAGCTGTATTCGTCCACTGGACATTTTCGCGGACCGACCACCGGCGCGGCTTTCGCGGTGGCGCGCTTCGTCCGCGAGCGCTATGCAGCGACGCCCGTGGTGTTCCTGAGTCCGGACGACGGTTCGCGCTACGTCGACACGACCTACGCCGCCGACCCCGCCAACGCCACCTACGACACGCTCGCACCGCAACAGATCGCGCAGCCGACCGCGTACGCGCCTGACGCCGACTGGGCATGGATGAACTGGCAACGCGCCGATATTCAACAATACCGTTAA